A single Xiphias gladius isolate SHS-SW01 ecotype Sanya breed wild chromosome 18, ASM1685928v1, whole genome shotgun sequence DNA region contains:
- the samd11 gene encoding sterile alpha motif domain-containing protein 11 isoform X3 translates to MSKGILQVHPPICDCPGCRISSPVNRGRLAEKRTIPLPPNRVPKKELASIFSSDDSEGSERASGDHALIKQEDELHYSIMRKSRDSDLSTIISNLHHTRQHGMPEGQSASDHNTGTGHTDALLGKRRSFSPNSSSECPSDSKKSRSISPKENSQSPIVEAGGSHGHMSPEEHYRRMMSALSEQGSYEEQQQRLYQLASSMGLPGHDMLRARQEALAAAVRNPVALETHLPSAGSSSSSSQRRKQGLPQHRDAHYTDRELSHPPPLLSPPTAPHIALGPHLRPPFLGMPSALCQAPGYGFLQPAQAEIFARQQEMLRKQNLARLEMSAELLRQKELENLHQRQQQQQRLLGSDPLGALPPGLPPDHPALRSLHDIPEGHPLREELARRSNAMLVLRHGAATPLLTLNHHQQQPGASSTPKDTQAQSSTAGPDAESRKAPRRVHQIQLRDGDHTGGRVDRGREGDREVQDEEMKDSDSDTEMYAERQEGIGAKSTSKPRDRERDRGKESGSKGVCDSAKEAGESSGRLSAPCSSAGTESPSRHLFTPGLGKADVKYHLPPGFMPPLPALHAQSFPFGFPYANPYFHTGSVGGLFMDGEDSGTANPVEDISKWSVEDVCGFISSLAGCAEYAQVFREQAIDGETLPLLTEEHLLSTMGLKLGPALKIRSQVARRVGRLFYMTGFPLAFPFPPSATLRPPERDRGPLTTPSDTPLPLSLSLPHRPTSTSSSSSPYSGPTPGCSSPKQENGNGSTVVGRYEAKTPS, encoded by the exons AATCGTGGACGCTTGGCTGAGAAACGCACCATCCCCCTTCCCCCCAACCGGGTGCCCAAGAAGGAGCTGGCCTCCATCTTCAGCAGTGACGACAGTGAAGGCAGCGAGCGGGCCAGTGGGGATCATGCCCTCATCAAACAAGAGGACGAGCTGCATTACAGTATCATGAGAAAGAG tcGTGACAGTGACCTCTCTACAATCATCTCCAACCTGCACCACACCAGACAGCACGGCATGCCCGAGGGCCAGTCAGCCTCTGACCACAACACCGGTACTGGACACACAG atgCCCTTCTAGGCAAGAGGAGAAGCTTTTCTCCCAACAGCAGCAGCGAGTGTCCCTCTGACAGCAAGAAGTCACGTAGCATATCCCCCAAAG aaAACTCCCAGAGTCCGATAGTGGAGGCAGGCGGCAGCCACGGCCACATGAGCCCTGAGGAGCACTACAGGCGCATGATGTCAGCGCTCAGTGAGCAAGGGTCCtatgaggagcagcagcaacgCCTCTACCAGCTGGCAAGCAGCATGGGTCTGCCTGGCCACG ACATGCTGCGTGCTCGTCAGGAGGCGCTGGCTGCAGCAGTGAGGAATCCAGTGGCCTTAGAAACTCACCTGCCCTCAGCAGGCAGCTCCTCTTCGTCCAGCCAGAGACGCAAGCAGGGTCTGCCACAGCACCGGGACGCACATTATACCGACAG AGAACTGTCCCACCCTCCGCCGCTACTGTCCCCTCCAACTGCCCCTCACATCGCCTTAGGACCTCACCTGCGGCCTCCTTTCCTGGGCATGCCCTCTGCTCTGTGCCAGGCCCCTG GGTATGGTTTCCTCCAACCAGCTCAAGCTGAGATTTTTGCTCGGCAACAGGAGATGTTGAGGAAGCAGAATttggccag ACTTGAGATGTCAGCAGAGCTGCTGAGACAGAAGGAGTTGGAGAATCTCCACCagcgacagcagcagcagcagcgtcttCTGGGCTCCGACCCTCTGGGAGCTCTACCTCCTGGCCTGCCCCCTGACCATCCAGCCCTGCGGAGCCTCCACGACATCCCAGAGGGCCATCCTCTCCGCGAGGAACTGGCCCGCCGTTCAAATGCAATGCTGGTGCTTCGCCACGGGGCTGCCACACCCCTCCTAACCCTTAACCACCACCAGCAACAACCAGGGGCGTCCTCCACACCCAAAGACACCCAGGCACAGAGCTCCACTGCTGGGCCCGATGCTGAATCCAGGAAGGCCCCCCGCAGGGTCCACCAGATACAGCTCCGTGATGGGGATCACACAGGAGGAAGAGTGgacagaggaagggagggagacagggaggtGCAGGATGAAGAGATGAAGGACTCAGACAGTGACACAGAGATGTAtgcagagaggcaggagggCATCGGTGCCAAGTCCACTAGTAAACccagggacagggagagagacaggggtaAAGAGAGTGGCAGCAAGGGAGTGTGTGACAGTGCCAAGGAGGCTGGAGAGAGCTCAGGGAGGCTGAGTGCCCCTTGTAGCTCAGCAGGTACAGAGTCACCCAGTCGCCACCTCTTCACCCCTGGACTGGGCAAGGCTGATGTTAAGTACCACCTGCCACCTGGGTTCATGCCACCACTGCCTGCTCTTCACGCCCAGTCATTCCCCTTTGGATTCCCCTACGCCAACCCTTACTTTCACACGG GCTCAGTGGGAGGTCTTTTCATGGATGGGGAGGACTCGGGCACAGCAAACCCTGTGGAGGACATCAGCAAGTGGAGTGTGGAGGACGTGTGTGGGTTCATAAGCAGCCTGGCCGGATGTGCTGAATACGCACAG GTGTTTCGGGAGCAGGCCATTGATGGAGAGACATTACCGCTGCTCACTGAGGAGCACCTGCTCAGCACCATGGGACTAAAGCTGGGGCCCGCGCTCAAGATCCGctcacag GTGGCACGTCGTGTTGGCAGGCTTTTCTACATGACTGGATTCCCCCTTGCGTTCCCGTTTCCGCCTTCTGCCACTCTGCGCCCCCCAGAACGGGATCGGGGACCCCTCACAACGCCGTCTGATAcccctctgcccctctctctgtccctgcccCACAGACCCacctccaccagcagcagctcctctccCTATAGTGGTCCCACCCCGGGGTGCTCCTCCCCCAAGCAGGAAAACGGTAATGGCTCCACGGTGGTGGGAAGATACGAGGCCAAAACTCCTTCGTAG